The genomic segment TGCGGGAAGTCGGCTTCCCGGTGACTCCCGAGGGAGAGCACGACGAGAACGCCCCGGACGTCGACAGGTTCGACCGGAAGGCGGCGGTCCTCGCTCTGACCGAGAGACTCACCGGCGTACGCGTCACCGAATCCCTCCTCCGGGACGCCACCTATGAACTCGGCCTCGTCCCCGAGCAGCTTGCCGAGAAGTGAGCGAGCCTGGTCATCGACATCGCCGATGCCCACTGAGGGCGGCTGTACACGGAGTGGTCCTACGAGGAGGCCGCGGCGACCTCCGACCGTGCACGGTCGGAAGCGAACGCGGCGGTCGTGATCACCTACGACCAGCCGCCGGCCGTGATCACCTACAGCGAGCCGCAGGCCGTGCGTCGTGCGGAGTGCGGAAGAGGGAGTAGCGGTGAGCGGGGTGCAGAAGGCGCCCTGGGGTATTCGCTGTCTCCACGCGGCCGACCCGAGCCTCGGACCGGCCCCCCCCGACGCTCGGAGCCCGGGTCTCGGGTCTCGGGATTCGGGTCTCGGGGTTCGGGGTTCGAGCGTCGATATCTCTCGTGGCACTCGTTCGAGGGGCGGGGCAGGTGCCTAGGTTGACGCCCGAGCCGATGCTTGAGCTTCGGGATTCGGGGGTCGGGATGCGAGGTCCGGGATTCGAGCGGTGTTGTTCATCCGGGAGGTAGGTAGGGGGGTTCGAGATGACCCCCCTCACCTCCCGCCCTCGTCGCGACCAGCAAGTGTGACTAATGGTGAGAGATTTGCGGCGGAGAGTCACACGCGCTTACGGTGCCCTCAATGAATCGACCCCGACTCGGTGTTGGCGCACCAGGCCGGGGTCTCACCAAAGATCGCGCGCAAAGGAAAGACGATCTCGTGGCTATTCAGCACTTTAGCCCTGCCCCGCCCGAGCCCGCAGCCTCGCGCCCGTACCGCAGGGCCAAGACCGGCTACGGCAAGCAGTCCGTCTCCGTTCAAGTAGTGCCTGGAGTGCGGGACTTCGCGTTCCTGCCCGAGCGCGAGCGGTATGTCGCCGCCTATGTCGACCACTTGCCCGAGGGCGCCGCGATGGACATCAAGTCGCTGGCCAAGGACCTGCCCCTGTACGGCCAGATGGCCATCGGCAGCGCTCTGCGCGCACTCGGCGTGGCCGGGCACCTGCGGCGCGTGCGCAGGCGGGTGGAGGGGGGCGGTGCGTGCCGGTGGGTGACGCTCACCTTCTGGTCGCGCACCGCTCACGACAACGAGTGGTGGACCGCCCATCTCGAAGGCGCGGTCACGGCGCCCCAGCCGCCTTGCGAACTCTCCGCGCCCGAGCATCCCTCCGCGCCCTCCGCGCCCTCCGCGCCCTCCGCGCCCTCCGCGCCCGAGCGCCCCCGCGTACGCTCTGCCGAGCCGTACCCCGGGCCACGGCCCGACCCGGTCGTACCCCGGCAGCGCGCCGAATCGGACCCCGTCCCGCCTCCGTCCTCGGGCCGGCCGCTGGAGGCGGTCGCCTCGGTCGGCCTCGGCTCGGACCTGCCGGTGACCACGGCGTCGGACAGTGTGCCGGTTGCCCCGACGCCCGCCGCCGCACCGGCTCCTGCTGTCTCTCTGGCTCCTGGTGCTTCTCTGGTTGTCGCGGGCCCCTCGCCCGCTTACGTCGCTCTGGCCGAACTCGGGCGTCGCGAGCCTCGCTTGACGCTTTCCGCAGCGGACTGCGAGGCCCTGGAGCCGCTCGTCGCCGCCTGGTTCGCGCGCGGTGTCAGCGCCGGGTATCTCACGTCGGCACTCACCGCCGGGCTCCCCGAGCAGGTCGGCTCACCGGTCGGGCTGGTACGCCGCCGCCTCACCGACAAGATGCCGCCCCGCCTGTCCGCCACCCCCACCCCGCCGCCGGTCCCGGCACCGGGCACCCCCGGCTCCCCGACACGCCGTCTCCTGGTGGAGTGCACCGACTGCGGCCGCCCCGCCCGGGCCGAAGCACTCCCGGACGGCCTCTGCGCCCCCTGCCGCACCGCCCACCAGGCACCGCAACCCGCCGACCCGGCTGCGGTCCCGGCCCAGGTCGAACGCGACGTCCCGGCCCTCGTCGCCGGACTCCGCAACCTCATGCGGACCCCGTGATGCGGCGCCACCTGGCTGGGCGCCGTGCGGTACAGCCAGACGGTGGGTCGGGGGTTCTGTAGCCGGTGACGTTCCGGACCACGCCCGCCGGCGCGGAACGCGTGAAGAGCCGCGCCGGTGTGGCGTCCCAGGTCAGCCGGTGACCCCACCGGTCTTGACGCCTGCCACGAACGCGGCGAAGGAGGCAGTGGAGAGGTCCAGGGCGGGGCCGCTCGGGTTCTTGGAGTCGCGGACGGGGACGGTGTTGTGCGCGGCGGCGAGGTTTGTGGCGACCTCGACGCACTGCCCGCCGCCGCTGCTGTAGGAGGACGTGAACCGCTGGGGGGACTCGGTCATCACTGGGTGCCCTTTCGTGTCGGTTCAATCATGTCCCCAGACGCCGCCTGGAGGAGCGCCTGGTCACTAGCTGATGGTAGGTCGGGAAAAGCGTTCAACGGCGCGGGTGGTGTCGTTGAATTCGGCCATCAAGGCGAAGTGTGGACTTGAGCGCAGCCCGGTGGTCCGAGACTGCGAGATCTGTGTAGAGGGCCGGCCATCCGGTCCGGAGCCTCCTTCAAGGCTTCCCACCGGGCAGCAGACAGCCCCACCGCTCGGACACGGTGGGGCTGTCTGCGTACGAGGGTCGTTCGGCGGTCAGCCGGCGAACCCCTCAGTCTTGACGCCTGCCACGAACGCGGCGAACGAGGTGGCGGAGAAGTCTAGAACCGGGCCGCTCGTGTCCTTGGAGTCACGGACGGGGACGATGCCGTGTACCGACAGAAGGTTCGCCGCGACCTCGATGCAGTCGCCGCCGTTGCTGCTGTAGGAGGACTTGTACCAACGAGGGGATGGGGTCGTCACGGGTTGCCCTTTCGTACCTGTTCGATCATGGCCACTGACGCGGTGTGC from the Streptomyces sp. NBC_01335 genome contains:
- a CDS encoding MarR family transcriptional regulator translates to MAIQHFSPAPPEPAASRPYRRAKTGYGKQSVSVQVVPGVRDFAFLPERERYVAAYVDHLPEGAAMDIKSLAKDLPLYGQMAIGSALRALGVAGHLRRVRRRVEGGGACRWVTLTFWSRTAHDNEWWTAHLEGAVTAPQPPCELSAPEHPSAPSAPSAPSAPSAPERPRVRSAEPYPGPRPDPVVPRQRAESDPVPPPSSGRPLEAVASVGLGSDLPVTTASDSVPVAPTPAAAPAPAVSLAPGASLVVAGPSPAYVALAELGRREPRLTLSAADCEALEPLVAAWFARGVSAGYLTSALTAGLPEQVGSPVGLVRRRLTDKMPPRLSATPTPPPVPAPGTPGSPTRRLLVECTDCGRPARAEALPDGLCAPCRTAHQAPQPADPAAVPAQVERDVPALVAGLRNLMRTP
- a CDS encoding DUF397 domain-containing protein, giving the protein MTESPQRFTSSYSSGGGQCVEVATNLAAAHNTVPVRDSKNPSGPALDLSTASFAAFVAGVKTGGVTG
- a CDS encoding DUF397 domain-containing protein, which produces MTTPSPRWYKSSYSSNGGDCIEVAANLLSVHGIVPVRDSKDTSGPVLDFSATSFAAFVAGVKTEGFAG